The following DNA comes from Oreochromis niloticus isolate F11D_XX linkage group LG23, O_niloticus_UMD_NMBU, whole genome shotgun sequence.
CACAGCAATTTAAGGGCTCCCATTCCAGAAGTGAGTTCCTTGTTCATTCTCTCTATTGATGTTTCAGAAAATCCTTATATAAAGAGTTTTAATCCTCAGACCAAACCAACCAGCTATGAGGTGAATCATGGCCATTAAAAAGATTTGATTTGGATCAAAAAAAGAAGGCAAAGGTACGAGGCTGTGTACAGGAACTGCTCATCCCCATAATGCGCTGCAAATCCTAGATTTCACAGTGAATGAATTCCAGCCTCCTTCAATGTAATCCTTTGGGTTGTTTTAGTGTTGCGTAATAACAGTTTTGACTATATGTTGTAATTcatggtgtgtgtgtagtaAAGTTTAGCCTCGCTGCAATCATTGCTCGCTTGTTTTTCTGAAGTTTTGTGCTGATGTTCCTACATTTAAAGAATTTCAACAGTAACAGCGACCTCCACCGATTGGAGGCATTGCTGTTTCAGTTCAGGATTGTGGGTAGAGTAGTTCTTGTAAGCAGTGTCATAAGTAAAACAGGTTTTTGTTAAACCAGGGTTGTATGTAAATAATATTTAGTAAGCCTGCTTAAGGTGTTTAGATTATGGCTGATATTCAGAATACGTGTGGGATTTTTACTTAAGCAACCTCACAGTTGAGCTCGATATTCTTATGGTTTAAGTCTGTAGTGTGCAGAATAATCAGACACAAAAAGAATAATTGTTTTTActtgcattggcagtgtgtttgggattattgtcatgctgaaaaaacaaGGCGTTGGCAATTAGATGtgttccagatggtattgcatggtggattgCATggtactttttctgtgttcattaTTCATTGATTTTAATCTCtgacaccactggctgaaatacaaaaacagaTGATGTTTTGTGACAGGCTTCTACTAAGAAATTGGTTCTTTACTCAAGgccactttaaaaaatgacagtgtggcttcttggaagcaaaatgtaaagaaacaagagctgactcaagacttttgcacagcactgtatattGATATCAAGTACCGGGTTTGGGTTTCAGTGTTAATTTAATCATATGTGCTCCTCACTGTGAGGAAGATACTGAGAATCTTTTTTGCTGATCAAAACGTTGCGTTTGACTCAAacattattttacttattttaagaAATGTGGTGAATACATCCAAGAATATAAACTTATTGAAGTTTATTAGTGAAAAAGACAGATGATTGGCCAGCACAAGTAAAATGAATCAAATGTGTCTGAATTCCTCACCCTAGTTTATTTGCACTATTCTTCTTTCAACTCGCTGGGAGCACTCCTGACTCACACATGCACTTTGTGTGGGGCGTGAAGTGAAGAAATATTGATGACGACATGTTATGTTAccataaaaatgcaataaatgcTTCCTAACAAGTTTTACACCTTACACATACTGAGAGTGAGAATGAGAAGCTGACAGGGAAGCTCACAGTTAAGTCAAAAACTTCtgcaaacatacagagaaaagctgcTGGTGTAGCAGTACTCAAACCCCTGACCCTCGTTGCTGCTGGTGTCCTCCAGGCTATGTTGGAGCAACTGCTGCTGATATGTAACATAGTAGACATAGAACAGCATAGATGATTTGTATCTGATCCAAATGCTGGATTGGTGCATCGGGAAATAGAACTATCATGTAGACATAACACTCTTAAAATATGTATAAAGCCTCCAGATGCTTGTTTTGacattgaaaaaaataaataaaggcgaGTTACAATAAATTTGCATTTTTCAGACAATTTCAGTTaacagaaatgtttttattcacacactATGTGTAATGATCCCTTTTAACTGCATGTAAGGATTTATgatgatgtttttgtgtttcaggaGAAAGGAATCCCTTTGATGGGAGAATCCTCTTTCCTGGCCTCCTGGGTCAATCGCCGTGCCATTAAGATGGGTAGGTACATGCTGTGAGACAGTGTTACTCATTGGCAGCGAGTCAGCTTCATCTTTTGACAGACCTATAATTTGAggaatggtttttttttttttttttttctcccccccgaACAATGGCTCTTTGACATCTTGCCTGACAATAGTCCTTGTTGTGCGGCTAAGTGGAAGCGCAAGTTGAGTTTTTCAATGATAAAACCTGTTGAATAAGCAGAAGTCGTGCTGTCTCGCAGATGAGCAGGAGGCGCTGAACTCCATCATGCAGGACTTGGCCGAACTGCACCGCTCCAGCCGTCCTGCCGCGTTCCTGTCAGACCTGTGCAAACCCAAAGCCTCGTCGCCCAAGAACCAGGTAACCCAAGTGAAAGCACAAAGGCTCAGCCTGGCTCATCTTTGCTCTGGCTGTCTTTAACTCTGTGCTCTGTCTCCAACAGAATGATGTGAGAGTGAAGTTCGAGTTCAAAGGGGAGAAGAGGTGAGGTTTCCACTGCTGTGTTTCTCCCTCCAGTGCTGTCAGTGCAGACCAGCAGCAGTGCCCGTCTCTGACCGCTCACCTGTCTTCTTCTCTGCAGGATTTTGCAGTTCCCTCGACCTATCAAGCTGGAGGACCTGAGGTCGAAAGCTAAAGTGGCTTTTGGTCAGACAATGGACCTCCACTACACAAACAATGAGGTACGAAACTTGAAATGTAATTTTCCTCTGCTTCCTgtagtaaatggactggttcttatatagcgcctttctaCTCTACCTAAGcgctcaaagcactttatacaacatgcctcagtCACCCATTCACAGCCACTCATACAGGGACTTTTTTCTATGCTGAAGTGCttcctatctaacattcacacacagtcatGGATGCATTAGAGCAGCGGTCCCAACCCCCCCGGGCACTGCgctgtgagtcgtttggtactggggcgcgagagttgaggttcgggttttcagggtttttattgttaactcagtttccctgggtcttttcccgtgttgtagttgtgtcttatttaaaaagaaatatttacgtgTTAGCATAGCGACCACAGAGCAtgaaggggcagagaggaggatgttactctcaatgttgttggcgcatttcaggaggacgctgctaataaagttacacaattacacagtgaattcgcgtttattattatattcacCAAagaccacagtttttgtcttggttgtatcattttattttgttgtatttatctgcgacaccttaaatGTCGGTCCATGAAAacattgtctgacattaaaccggtccgtgtccaaaaaaggttggggaccgctgcattagagagcaacttggggtccAGTAGCTTACCCAAGCATGCAGACTGCATTGTACCACCAACCGtccgattagtagatgacctgctccatctcctgagctacagccagccCCACCTTTAGGGCAGCCTTCTAAGCAAGAAACGTTCTCCAGCTCCACACAGACTGGATCCCTTTCATGTGGAGGCTCTGTAGCTGTGCTATGATCCCCCTCCTGCCATCCTAAACCTGTCCCTTCAACTGCCCTCGGTGCCCCTCTGTGATGTTGTTCTTCCCTCTGTGCAGAGTTTTTAAGAACACCCAGTGTGTTTCAGAGGCAGTGTGTCTCACTCTTTGCAGACTGACACaacttttctgctgttttctttggttATTTTGGAGCAAAGATCCACCTCTGGGTCTGGTGGTGGATCATTGTGATTCATCAGCCAGATGTTTAAATGTTGCTGAATCGCTAGTCTGCAACAGAAATACTAGTAGGTTcaatgaatatttaaataatgtACACGACCAGCTACCTGTTGGCTCTAAGATGCCTGTTGGCAGGGGCGAGTGGGATCGTGGTCTGTGGTCTGTTTCAAGAAAGCAGACCACAGTTGTGCTACCAGTGCCATCCTGCCGGCTTTGATGTAGAAAATGAGCGATTGTACGAAAGCTGCATTAGGGgaataaaaacagaactgaGTGAATGTGTGAGCGTGTGACCACATCCTGCACAGGCGTGTGGATGTTAACCTGCTGCTGCTCCACAAGGTTAGGCACGTTCTGCAAACTAACATGACACTGTTAAccacagagctgtgcatgacAGCAACCTGTAACTCTGTTTTACCTACCACAGAACAGGCCCACCAGAGCTTAGCTTTACAGGTTTGCATGCTTTAGCTTTTTCTTCCTATACACAATAGATAAATAATGACTCACAACTGAATTGAAAATCATGAAGTGTTTGAAATGGTGCAGTCACAGTTCTACGCGTCCCAGGAACTTATACAGAAAGGCACAAAGTGAAACATCACTTTCTAATAGCACCAGTGGAGCAGTGTTCTTGAGAAAATGATGGCACTTCCTGTTGCATCTAGTGGAATGCATGAAACCCCATGATGGTACAGCATGACAGACACTGGAGTGTAGGAAGTGCTGTGAACAGCTGATTGGATCAATGAAGCACCTGTGTGtggattatgtttttgttgttgtgcgcTTTGATTTCCACAAGTGGTCAAAAAGAATCACACAATTTTTAAAAGGTTATGTATTCAAGTCATTCTATttcctttgggtttttttttttttcttctttttttttttctcctcttgcaGTTGGTGATTCCATTGACAACTCAGGACGACCTGGACAAAGCTGTAGAGCTGCTGGATCGCAGTGTTCACATGAAGAGTCTGAAGATTCTCCTCGTGCTGCAGGTCTCCTCTGAGGTGGGTTATACTACACTGACTTTAATGGTAGTTTCTGCcggctttgtttttctgtgctgtAACCCCTCGAcagtttttacccctcagctgtaaaaggctgattGGGGTGTTTTTATAGCaatgtttttaatctttatGTTATAGCAGTGTTACCATAGGATTAGCTGGAAAACAAAGGAGTTGTTAAACTTGTCCagaatttctttttaatgttattttgtgTTGTGTCTGCAGAACTCGTCATCCAACATGGACCTCCTGCCGTCCCACGAGGAGCTGGACAACACGGGGTTCCGGGTCACAGACAAGAAGAGCATGCTGGCGTTGATAGGTAAATGTTTGCTAAACAGTGATGCAGACTCAAAGCTTGCAGGGACGGGTGCTAGTGACCACCACAGTGTGGTAGTAGGTAAGCGGTGAACATGCTCCTGGCCCAGTACTGCAACAACAGTAGTAATGGCAAGTGAATAATTACTTGAACAAGttaagtttttattttcatccaGTTTTAAGTAAAATTTGAAAAGGCTAACCATTCAATGATTTGGATCATTTcaagttaaaatacaaataaaaaataaagtcataaaccgttcaaaagttaaaaataaattttgcaTAATGTGGTATTagcactaaaataaatattcgATATTTGATGAATAAGCTATTGTAGGAAAAGTCGTGGCGATGAGATGatcgatttatttatttttttaattttggaaTTTTAAATTGACTGTCTCAGTGGTTCCAGTGTTAAGAAAAATATATGAATGCATGAAACTCTGAATCTTTTGTGCGAAAATAAGAGTCACCTAGgtagggctgcacaattaatcgttagaaaatcgcaatctcaattcatacttatgtgcgatctcatttccaaatgacaacgatttttaaaaaaaagaaagaaaaaaaaaaaaaaaaaaaagatgacgattgtaccgcattttgatccgggacataatctgcatgaaaacaagcgctcactcttcctgctcaacaaatgacaagggcggagccttatacacgtgatacagaagccagctggcagggaaaaaacaacggagagcacGTGAGAGAAACTGTCTGAGGGGAGAAAACACAATGAGCGCAGAGGAAAAGCTCGCTGATGGCGGTGAGAATGACAACCGCACTGTAACATTAATTCCAAGAAAAGGTTCTCATTCCTCCGTGTggaagtttttttttggtttaaaaGAAGACGCTGAGAGGCAAAAAGATATCATTTGCAAGCTGTGTTTTGCCATCGTAGCAGCACCGCAAGCTAACACTACGAATTTGTATAACCACCTTAAACGTCACCATAAAGTGCAATATGACGAAgctgtaaaggccaagaaagtgacaggacAAATCCGTCCTGGTCAACCACCCAagcatcaataacgggaaccttatacagcgcttccccatacccgtcgaactcccgcaagcacaaagaaattacagaGGCTATCACTTACCCCTCTCATCACCTTACACACGGAAAGAATACTGttcaaaatgttattgttaaaaGTATTTTAAGGTTTTGTGCGTAAGAGTAGACAAGTGAGACATttatgtgcagttaataagtgcaataaatatttatattggaaaagaaaatcgggAGAGAATCgggatctcaattctaagcaaaaaaatcgtgattctcattttatgcaaaatcgtgcagccctacacCTAGGTTAACTGTGACTGTGGCGCACACAGGACAATTTTCTCACTCTCTTTGACCGCCGTCCTGTCAGGTTCCCACTCAACAGACCGCAGCTCTCCTCCTCCAGGATACATTCCCGACGCTCTGCAGCAGGTGGCGAGGAACGGCTCCTTCACCAGCATCAACAGCGAGGGGGAGTTCATTCCTGAGAGCATGGACCAGGTACTGATGCTCAGTAGAGTCCACTTTAGTGTTTTCTACATGAAAAGGAGCTGCTCTAATGTAACAAAGCGGACTGCAAATCTAGTATTTAAATGTAAACTCTTggacattttaaatgtaaaattaattTCCACCAGCTGCTTTATCATAAAGCCAATattttaagagttttttttttttttttttgtaagttgCCACGCTGGACTTTACAGTAGCCATTAAAGCAGAACCTTCTGGccttttagtattttattaaagttgatcttttcttcctcttctccctGCTGTGACTACTGAGTTTTGTGGTGTACCTGCCACTGTGGAGGACAGGTTAAGTCCCTGATATACTCCCAAACGGACCTGGGCGCACACAGCAGGGCAGATGGTGGATGCGTATCTGGGTTCTTTTCATACCACATCGAGTTCTGGGTACATGGACGTGTTTCGCACACGTGCAGTCGGCACACTTGTAGGTGAGGTCGTAGAGGCGTGAATAGCGGAGGTCAGCGTGCTCCCTCGCAGGGACGGGCAGTTTGTGTTACATCACAAACAGCCCTCGTTAAAGTGTCACGTGCTTCAGTGTAAGTGGCATATAACTTGTGACTACTGCAGGTCTGGAGAGATGAGGGAaggatttatttttctgttttggagGTTGTAAAAAGCTtaaatttaatgtatttattattgagtTTTCTGAAGTTGCTCTGAGCATCAGTTTGTCAAATTAAATTCACCTGTTAGCTAATGAGATTAAATTTGATTAGTTTTGAGAGGATGTgagtttctctctctcatttctcttgttttactTCAGATGTTGGATCCATTGTCCATGAGCAGTCCGGAGAACTCAGCTTCTGGAAGTTGTCCCTCCTTAGACAGCCCACTGGACAGGTCTGCGtcacagaataaaacaggaaaccaccAAAAACTGCCGTGGAGAAAATCCCTCTGATTTGTTGCTGTTGTCTTTGTGTTGTGCAGTGATTACCCAAAGTCCAGGATGCCCAGGGCTCAGAGCTACCCAGACAACCACCAGGACTTTCCAGGTGAGAGCAGATCTTAGTTCACGGGTGTTAGACTGtttaagggtttaaaaaaaaaaaacaacaacaacaacaatctgaTCTACCAGGCAGTGAAGAGTTTAACAGGCTAAAACTTAAACCAGACTAAGAGACAAACCTTTAACCCTCTATAGTTGATGTACTAGCATGTCCAAATCGCACGACTGGTTTTAAGCTCATGTAACAGCAAGATGCAGGTTTTAAATCGTGTTGCTGGACCAAGTAGAACTAGACTTATGATCACTAACCTACACCATGCTTTGCTCGTCACGTTGAGGCcaggaagaaatggtaaaaatgggATTTTCCAAGGAAAGCGAGCACTCTCAATTTATAGATTGCAGTTAAAAGGCCCAAAACATTCTTATGTCGAGGTCGCCATCTTTGAAAGCTGTTTTGAGGCCATGGCCTGTAAATTTCATCTTTTTGTATCCTCCTCCCTCTGCAGAGTACGATATTCCGGTGTTTGAGAAGTCGGGAAAAGGAGGGACGTATCCTCGCCGGTACGGCATTCCTTTTGGCCTTCAGGATTACAGTGATGGtgggttatttatttattcctacTGATGCCTTAGACAAATTGACTTTaaacagggatttaaaaatgatCACTCTCCTTCATCCTCTGAACAGGGAGGAAGACTTTCCCTCGGGCTCGGCGGACGCAGGTTCACGGTTTCCGCTCTCCAATCAGCTTCAGCTCGACCGAGCAGTCGCCTAGCACAAGCAGTGGCAGCAGCGTCTTCACGCCTGACCTGGAGGAGGCCCCCGGCCCCGCCAGGAGGCCGCGGAGGGGGAGCGACATCGAGCCAAACCCCAATCCGGCCGTGGCTCCGACGCTCTCCGTCATGGACGTCAGTCCACCCAGCCGCTGTGAGTCCTCGCAACACAACACATCCTcaggatgtttgtttttctgcgtTTTTAGCAAACCTGATGTGTCTTTGTGCACAGCCCCGCGAGCGCCAACCAACTGGCGGCTGGGGAAGCTTCTGGGTCAGGGAGCTTTCGGGCGGGTCTTCCTGTGTTACGATGCCGATACTGGACGGGAACTGGCAGTTAAACAAGTCCAGTTTGATCCAGAGAGTCCCGAGACCAGCAAGGTACGTACACAGCACCATAGAATATATTAAATACAGTGGTAGGAAAATGGAAAGACAAGGCAAAAAAAAGACCTTAAATAATTCCATGAATCATTGCTTTGGGTGGAAGTGTGGATCTAGATGCTGTGTCAACGCCttgttgatttttaaaaagccagggaggagaaaaaaagaaaatcatacaATGTTAATTTGAAAAACAGGGCTGTAAATAAGGATACAACGCAGTAAATTCAAACTAGAGACACTTCGGTCCCAGTTGAGAAAGATCTTTCCAGTCCTCTCGTGTATCTGCTGTTAGAACCTCTAATTTGTTCTATGTAGAGGTGAAATCGGTTTAAATTTATTCTGCTTGAATATGTGCCcttctgtttctgctgcagGAGGTGAGCGCACTGGAATGTGAAATCCAGCTCCTGAAGAACTTGTGCCATGAGCAGATCGTCCAATATTACGGCTGTCTGCGAGACACGATGGAGCGAACGCTCTCCATCTTTATGGAGTACATGCCTGGAGTgagtgcacacaaacagtttacTTTTTCCAGTTACGTGGGTGTGTGAAGCTAAAAATCTCATGCTCCATGGCATCCATGAGTGTAGATGGATTTCCACTTGAATAAAGTTCCCTTTGTTTGAGTGGAAATGAAAGATGTTTCTCTTTAGAAATGCTAAATTTTAATGTGAGGAACAGCAGGGATATTTCTGATGATTCCTTCCTTTCTGGTGACCCTCAGGGATCCATTAAAGACCAGCTGAAGTCGTACGGAGCGCTCACGGAAAATGTGACGCGCCGCTACACCAGGCAGATCCTGGAGGGGGTTTCCTACCTGCACAGCAACATGATCGTCCACAGGGACATCAAAGGTGAGCTGAGGTTTTCGCTCCCGCTGGGGAAATACTTGGGACCATACGTCGTCTATGAAAAGTAGAGCATGAAACTGTGCAATCGTCCTTCAGGTGCAAACATCCTCAGAGACTCGGTGGGTAACGTGAAGCTGGGAGACTTCGGGGCCAGCAGGCGGCTGCAGACCATCTGTCTGTCAGGAACAGGCATGAAGTCGGTGACCGGTACCCCGTACTGGATGAGCCCAGAGGTGATCAGCGGAGAGGGGTACGGCAGGAAGGCAGACATCTGGTAAGACCACCCACAAAAGTCTTTACTACATTATTCAGTGCAGGATGCATGAAAGTGACGTAAAAAGTCATTTAAGTGGTACCAATTCAGATGAATTTTTACAAACTGACTTTACAAAGTGATGCTTCTGTACCTCAGTCTTGAGCAGACGCAGCAGTGAACTTCCATGTCCCAACAGCTTCCCTCATCAACACTAACATCCATTAGTGTTGCTTCCAGTGTGGGGGTTTTAGTCCCAAAAATCAGGACACCAACCAAAGATGTTTTGGCCAAATataaaacacacttttatttACTAAAAGGTCAGAAATACCAGGAAAAAGTCAGGTAACACAAACTCTTTTCCTTTAAGTCTTTAGACCAATCCTGCTTATGTGTGCACTTAACCTCCAAAGCCTAATTTGACTGAGGAAAATCTGTGGTTTTCTATTGTGTTGCTTCTGGTATGCATTCTTGATTGAGGCATTGTCGTTACCCTGCCAAGTACGTGGGCGGTCGGTTGGGCTGGCAGTGTGtacacccaagtttgtgaaaATGTAACCTTTAAAGGTGCAGTCAGTTTTGAGGTTATTTAATATAAAGGAATATTCTGCTCATAAATGTACATCAGTGTTTAATTACGTCTTCAGAGAAATTAAAAGGTTTTCATGAACCTAGAATTAAACCATTAAAAGTTCATGGGAACAATACTGGTTTGTGAGACCGGCCACATGCACCGTACACCAAAGGTGGAGGAGAAGAGAACTCGTTGGTCTCCGTCACCAAAGGAAGGAAAACATGAAGGAAAGGGATAATGAGATTGACATCTTAATAAAATGTCCTCCGCTTCCTCTTCATCTTAAGCCTCATCTCCTGATCTGAAGTCAGGGCTCAGATCAGGAGACACTTTATTATTGTCAGCAGATTAGACATGTGACCTTCCTATCTCGGGACAGCTGGCCACAAACCAGCAAAACGGCAGCAGCTGTTAGTTATGCTGACTAATGCTGGACTCAAACATTCCGATTACATGCTCACTTTGTACAAGAGTTTGTTTGCTAAAGGCTCAGTCCAGCAATGTTAGATGCACTTCAAGTATGACTTGAAAGTATTACTAACaccagctaacagaggctaatagtAGCTAACACTGTCAAAAATGGCAGCACTTCCTAACAGAAAAGTTGATGTCTTCAACAAATCACCTCAGTTTTTGTCATGTTACAAAATAACACCGAACTGCTGCAGATCTAACAGATATGActggcaaaaaagaaaagacattgAGGGATTTTTGGTAGTTTTTATGGTGGTAACACAATGAGTCCGAAGTGGGTCTTCAGcctaaatttaaataaaataacagaacaCATTGTGAAGAGAAAGTTGTCATGAATATCTCTCTATACCACTCAGTTTAGATGCACCTAAAGGAGTAGGATGAAGATCACACGTGCTTACCCCTTTTAATACGATTTAATAATTTACAGAGTTCAGTGTTGGTTCTATAGAGCTCCTTCTATCCTGTGTGTGAAATGCTCTGTTTGTTAGAGAATCTGCAAACGAGACCATGTTGGTCACGTATGTAACCAGCGCAAACCTCTGAAGACGCTTCGTTGTAGCCACTAACAGGAAGCTTTGGCCACATGTGGCTTCAAAGATGAAAGACAATGTTGTTGAATGGCTTTTTATAAAATCGTGACTTTAACTGTGGAAAGAAGCAGGTAGGAAAGTAAAGACTGGGTTGCCTTTTAATGTTATTGTGCCACAGAAAGGTGGAAGCTGTAGCTGAGAGCATTTCCTGTGCTGTGAGGCAATGTTATTTGGTCAAAACCAAATAAAGCTAATAAAATGACCCGTCAGTTCTTTCTTGGGCTTAACATTTGTTTCGTCATCTTCAGGAGTGTCGGCTGCACTGTCGTGGAGATGCTGACTCAGCGACCTCCGTGGGCAGAGTTCGAGGCCATGGCGGCCATCTTTAAGATCGCCACGCAGCCCACTAACCCCGTCCTGCCCGCCCACGTGTCGGACCACTGCCGGGAGTTCCTCAAACGGATCTTCGTGGAGACCAAGCAGCGGCCGTCTGCAGAAGAGCTGCTCAGGCACATCTTTGTACATTAACCCCTCCCGCCCCCTCCTCAAATCTTGAACCCCCGCCTGCCTGCCGAACTGCCAAATACGGCCTTATCTGACCCCGCCCCCTCCACCTTTACACTGAGACCACGTTGGACCAGGAAAGACTGGCTGGAAGAAGGTGGGGgcgctcctcctgtctctgtttgtatgagactgccataaaggacacaatttcttattttatttttctccgcAAGTTGCACCTTAACGTCTCCAATGCGGAGGAAGAGGTTGAGCACTTCCTCCTCTctgaaaaactgttttgttttttaaaatgtttgtacGGTTTCTCGCTCTGAGCGTTTTGAAGCGGGATGGTGTCGGTGTTGTGGACCTAACAGGAGCTGATGCCTGACTCTGGAGTAAACCCCACCCTGCCCCCTTCTCATCCTCCTCCAATGTCTTGCTGACC
Coding sequences within:
- the map3k2 gene encoding mitogen-activated protein kinase kinase kinase 2, with the protein product MGESSFLASWVNRRAIKMDEQEALNSIMQDLAELHRSSRPAAFLSDLCKPKASSPKNQNDVRVKFEFKGEKRILQFPRPIKLEDLRSKAKVAFGQTMDLHYTNNELVIPLTTQDDLDKAVELLDRSVHMKSLKILLVLQVSSENSSSNMDLLPSHEELDNTGFRVTDKKSMLALIGSHSTDRSSPPPGYIPDALQQVARNGSFTSINSEGEFIPESMDQMLDPLSMSSPENSASGSCPSLDSPLDSDYPKSRMPRAQSYPDNHQDFPEYDIPVFEKSGKGGTYPRRYGIPFGLQDYSDGRKTFPRARRTQVHGFRSPISFSSTEQSPSTSSGSSVFTPDLEEAPGPARRPRRGSDIEPNPNPAVAPTLSVMDVSPPSRSPRAPTNWRLGKLLGQGAFGRVFLCYDADTGRELAVKQVQFDPESPETSKEVSALECEIQLLKNLCHEQIVQYYGCLRDTMERTLSIFMEYMPGGSIKDQLKSYGALTENVTRRYTRQILEGVSYLHSNMIVHRDIKGANILRDSVGNVKLGDFGASRRLQTICLSGTGMKSVTGTPYWMSPEVISGEGYGRKADIWSVGCTVVEMLTQRPPWAEFEAMAAIFKIATQPTNPVLPAHVSDHCREFLKRIFVETKQRPSAEELLRHIFVH